A portion of the Caenorhabditis elegans chromosome III genome contains these proteins:
- the ZC84.1 gene encoding uncharacterized protein (Confirmed by transcript evidence), translating to MMFHSLGLLYLFLYVTLAEDCIDRPCVECRHYIKQDDPCLHHGTKPMLFCDPQTNLIQESSTNFLECVQNRWVLRECVTGTIYESGRGCVDPTIQPFMQGFSVSGSGRVGDVCQYNTDCLSGMYCATGLCSCLSTYILRESYCYEKVNPNQPGCTYDVQCEAVWPGSKCRMDSSIGTCRCPEETHVARETRDGWVCISLRDLSSGGTAPLYFVCALPEGAGFKISLNDPSPSMGAFPVGCTVGSSATIEPVQGLHGGGACMWPSDGEYIGDVYDCIHTSPHINLAEKFPQSNYAPTADGVCCPSRALACIQPQLTGPNPSEPRWWYNSVTGTCQQFMWDSGATEAKYHSPNNFKTIQHCESYCRDTCQRGSPQYSTESAVHSERPITSCAASVSCANDFQCTAIGSQHLCCPTPGSVCSAKGGRPYDIQPRTSIHHPGFMVYTGKESIRFYYDPGTGRCQDFVYKGAGGNYNNFLSKHECEMYCARLQCERGSPLRIGEEAQRCQNNAQCPSSHECKADQGVCCPRKQTICAQPLRIGDCTENVKRYWYNARTRQCQMFEYTGCQGNDNNFDSIMDCQNFCKNAIPEPKCIQGQAYKDMFGNFVTCSNGMGCPANYECYFDGSQWGCCPTKAFTCSLNTDSGIQCGAGSTFKYYYNPQTQNCESFQYNGCDGNSNNFANRDACESYCSVGGCPNGGTPLRDHSGMVMVCGAQQTSCPDSHECIPVLVGNSLINRCCPTRAYMCGLPPQQGTQCGANYVQRYYFNIVTSQCTSFQFGGCDGNANNFLNIQQCRNFCMSNACPAGNVAYVDPNSQMPINCNEALSNSCPSGYACTFNPLINNHVCCGATDSGVCPEAEKAFIDTIDMSPRECLINIEQSCPANYLCRFNMQKNKYYCCSSITGKTCPVGKFLYKDLRTSQPIRCTIGRNDQCPDGFTCQSYLANAFQGFCCTANSVCPDNADYLIDDQSQQPRACTQGTFVSCPNGYACRSLTSSADGFCCKSGTGALPPSVTDGCPPNEYVYLVQGEIAQCDPFNPPNAPCPSEFTCQWSLSNQRYQCCGSNPAPTPQRPSDGCPNAQIAFRDADAVRVCSAGAANCPAGYFCQFSSSNNQFQCCGVSGGCPEESVAFVGMSGEPEKCVVGQSNCPRGFACQKSLAGHHVCCTVRKVACESNEVIIEGECHAQVGPGSECLANEQCTGGSVCEDAKCECRPPLKAVGGFCQEEIQCSSNQVLHNGLCHNKAKLGEACLTVRQCQENSGCIEGSCECKKGFIEKAGKCMTPVEKKSAVSSKSINNGVTCSKPGWNPLIDEEHERPKHCSPIGKACPNGYECQINNRRTQYLCCAPDMSMSSTVSIPSLPPPSTTTTERIMTTKKANLKVCPTGRTPYLLNGAPQKCTISRCPAGYECTYRNNGYHCCSMANKPGLTVAGTTGSVVSKSTPSPDQEKCPRGNPLIYPSTSSPVLCQPGKRGCPVGFGCVQSSTSNNHICCPSRHSDRPGYQSESFGLGAYYSRGPPAAINPCEGYLVLVTRGVNGRIEKRCERSCPFPQIPIGGVCYELKNKAT from the exons ATGATGTTTCATTCtcttgggttactgtacctaTTTCTTTATGTTACATTGGCAGAAGATTGTATTGATAGGCCATGTGTAGAGTGCAGGCATTATATTAAACAAGATGATCCGTGCCTTCATCATGGAACAAAGCCAATGTTATTTTGTGATCCACAAActaa CTTAATACAAGAATCGtccacaaattttttggagtgtgtTCAAAATCGTTGGGTTCTCCGAGAATGTGTCACTGGGACCATTTACGAGTCTGGACGAGGATGTGTTGATCCGACGATTCAGCCGTTCATGCAAGGATTTTCAGTTTCTGGTAGTGGAAGGGTTGGAGATGTTTGTCAGTATAATACTGATTGTTTGagc GGAATGTATTGTGCCACCGGATTGTGCTCTTGTCTCAGCACCTATATTCTACGAGAGAGCTATTGCTatgaaa aggttAACCCAAATCAACCTGGATGCACATATGATGTTCAGTGTGAAGCAGTGTGGCCAGGCTCGAAATGTCGAATGGACAGCTCTATCGGAACATGTAGATGTCCTGAAGAAACCCATGTTGCACGAGAGACTCGCGATGGTTGGGTCTGTATTTCTCTAAGAGATCTATCTTCTGGCGGAACCGCTCCATTATATTTCGTCTGCGCTTTGCCAGAAGGAGCTGGTTTCAAAATCTCTTTGAATGATCCAAGTCCATCAATGGGTGCATTCCCAGTTGGCTGCACAGTTGGATCATCAGCTACAATAGAACCAGTTCAAGGGCTTCATGGCGGTGGAGCATGCATGTGGCCATCAGATGGAGAATATATTGGAGACGTTTATGATTGTATCCATACAAGTCCTCAC ataaatttggctgaaaagtTCCCACAATCCAACTATGCTCCCACTGCTGATGGTGTATGCTGTCCCAGTCGCGCTCTTGCATGTATTCAACCTCAACTGACCGGTCCAAATCCTTCTGAGCCACGTTGGTGGTACAACTCCGTCACTGGAACATGCCAACAGTTCATGTGGGATTCTGGAGCAACTGAGGCCAAATATCACTCACCAAATAATTTCAAGACAATTCAACATTGCGAGTCATATTGTAGAGATA CTTGCCAACGTGGATCTCCTCAATATTCCACTGAGTCCGCAGTTCACTCTGAACGTCCAATAACATCATGTGCTGCCTCAGTTTCTTGTGCAAATGATTTTCAATGTACCGCAATTGGAAGTCAACATCTCTGCTGTCCAACTCCTGGATCAGTATGTTCTGCAAAAGGAGGACGCCCATATGATATTCAGCCAAGAACTTCTATTCATCATCCTGGATTTATGGTTTACACTGGAAAGGAATCTATCAGATTTTATTATGATCCTGGAACTGGAAGATGCCAGGACTTTGTCTATAAGGGTGCTGGtggaaattataataatttcctTTCGAAACATGAATGTGAAATGTACTGTGCAAGAT TACAATGCGAAAGAGGATCCCCACTGAGAATTGGAGAAGAAGCCCAAAGATGCCAAAACAATGCTCAATGCCCATCTTCACATGAATGTAAAGCTGATCAAGGAGTTTGCTGTCCTAGAAAac aaaccatTTGCGCTCAACCATTGCGTATTGGAGATTgtactgaaaatgtgaaaagatATTGGTACAACGCCAGAACTAGGCAGTGTCAGATGTTCGAGTATACTG gTTGTCAGGGAAATGATAACAATTTCGATTCAATCATGGATTGCCAAAACTTCTGTAAAAATGCTattc CGGAACCAAAATGCATCCAAGGCCAAGCTTACAAAGATATGTTCGGAAACTTTGTGACATGTTCCAATGGAATGGGATGTCCTGCAAATTACGAGTGTTACTTTGATGGAAGTCAATGGGGATGCTGTCCCACAAAAGCATTCACATGTTCTCTCAACACAGATTCAGGAATTCAATGTGGAGCTGGAAGCACATTCAAATACTATTACAATCCACAAACTCAGAACTGTGAATCTTTCCAGTACAATGGATGCgacggaaattcaaataatttcgcAAATCGAGACGCCTGTGAATCTTATTGTAGTGTAGGTGGATGTCCAAACGGTGGAACTCCATTACGAGATCACTCTGGAATGGTTATGGTATGTGGAGCTCAACAGACATCATGCCCAGACTCTCACGAATGTATTCCTGTCCTTGTCGGTAATTCATTGATCAATCGATGTTGTCCAACTCGTGCCTACATGTGTGGTCTTCCACCTCAGCAGGGAACACAGTGTGGAGCTAATTACGTTCAGAGATACTATTTTAATATTGTAACAAGTCAATGCACATCATTCCAATTTGGAGGATGCGATGGAAAtgcaaataactttttaaatattcaacaaTGCAGAAACTTCTGTATGAGTAATGCTTGTCCAGCTGGAAATGTTGCTTATGTCGATCCAAACTCTCAAATGCCAATTAATTGTAATGAGGCACTAAGCAATAGTTGTCCATCTGGATATGCTTGTACCTTCAATCCACTTATCAATAATCATGTTTGCTGTGGAGCAACTGATTCTGGAGTTTGTCCAGAAGCCGAGAAAGCATTTATTGATACAATTGATATGTCACCAAGAGAATGTCTAATCAATATTGAACAATCTTGCCCAGCGAATTATCTTTGTAGATTCAATATGCAGAAGAATAAGTATTACTGTTGTTCAAGTATCACTGGAA aaacatgcCCCGTTGGAAAGTTCCTTTACAAAGATCTACGAACATCTCAACCAATTAGATGCACAATCGGACGAAATGATCAATGTCCCGATGGATTCACTTGTCAAAGTTATCTTGCCAACGCATTCCAAGGATTCTGTTGTACTGCAAATTCAGTTTGTCCAGATAATGCTGATTACCTTATTGATGATCAATCTCAACAACCAAGAGCTTGCACTCAAGGAACTTTTGTTTCGTGCCCCAATGGATATGCTTGCAGATCATTGACCTCATCCGCAGACGGTTTCTGCTGTAAATCTGGAACAGGAGCTCTTCCACCATCAGTTACAGATGGGTGTCCTCCAAATGAGTACGTGTATCTTGTTCAAGGAGAAATTGCTCAGTGTGATCCATTCAATCCACCGAATGCTCCATGTCCATCTGAGTTTACGTGCCAATGGTCTCTTTCCAATCAACGTTACCAATGCTGTGGTTCCAACCCTGCTCCAACCCCTCAAAGACCTTCTGATGGTTGCCCGAATGCTCAGATTGCGTTCAGAGATGCAGACGCTGTTAGAGTTTGTAGCGCTGGAGCAGCAAATTGCCCAGCTGGGTATTTCTGTCAATTCTCAAGTTCCAACAATCAATTCCAATGTTGTGGAGTTAGTGGTGGTTGTCCTGAAGAATCAGTTGCCTTTGTGGGAATGTCAGGGGAACCAGAGAAATGCGTTGTTGGGCAATCAAACTGTCCACGGGGATTCGCATGTCAAAAGTCATTAGCTGGACACCATGTCTGCTGTACAGTGAGAAAAGTTGCCTGTGAATCAAATGAAGTGATAATCGAGGGAGAATGCCATGCACAAGTTGGTCCTGGAAGTGAATGTCTTGCAAATGAGCAATGTACTGGTGGATCTGTTTGTGAAGATGCTAAATGTGAATGTAGACCACCGTTGAAGGCAGTTGGTGGATTCTGTCAAGAAGAGATTC AATGCTCTTCCAATCAAGTACTTCATAACGGTCTGTGCCACAACAAAGCAAAACTTGGAGAAGCCTGTCTAACAGTTCGTCAGTGTCAAGAAAATTCAGGTTGTATTGAAGGGTCCTGTGAATGTAAGAAAGGATTCATTGAGAAGGCTGGAAAATGTATGACCCCGGTAGAGAAGAAATCCGCTGTATCTTCTAAGT ctATCAATAACGGAGTCACTTGCTCAAAACCAGGATGGAATCCACTTATCGATGAAGAACACGAGAGACCGAAACATTGTTCACCAATTGGAAAAGCTTGTCCAAATGGATATGAATGTCAGATTAATAATAGAAGAACTCAATATCTTTGTTGTGCTCCTGACATGTCAATGTCATCAACTGTTTCAATTCCTTCCTTGCCGCCTCCATCGACAACTACAACAGAAAGGATAATGACCACAAAAAAAGCGAATCTGAAAg TTTGCCCAACTGGAAGAACCCCTTACCTTCTTAACGGTGCTCcacaaaaatgcacaatttcgCGTTGTCCTGCAGGTTATGAATGTACATATAGAAATAATGGTTATCATTGTTGTTCAATGGCCAACAAGCCAGGTCTAACTGTTGCTGGAACTACCGGATCAGTTGTTTCAAAGT caactCCATCTCCTGACCAAGAAAAGTGCCCACGTGGAAATCCATTGATCTATCCATCTACAAGTTCTCCTGTACTTTGTCAACCAGGAAAAAGAGGATGTCCAGTTGGCTTTGGATGTGTGCAGAGCTCGACATCCAATAATCATATTTGCTGTCCATCTCGCCATTCCGATCGACCTGGATATCAAAGTGAATCGTTCGGACTTGGAGCATATTACAGTAGAGGGCCACCAGCAGCCATCAATCCATGTGAAGGGTACTTAGTTCTTGTAACAAGAGGTGTTAATGGAAGAATTGAGAAGAGATGTG aaagaagcTGCCCGTTCCCTCAAATCCCAATCGGAGGAGTTTGTTACGAGCTCAAGAACAAAgcaacataa
- the npr-29 gene encoding putative G-protein coupled receptor npr-29 (Confirmed by transcript evidence), whose amino-acid sequence MDFTENEEEYEHWTHIERRVPFQGYRTYVASTYISFNVVGFVINAWVLYVVAPLLFAPAIKVPKSILFYIFALCVGDLMTMIAMLLLVIELVFGTWQFSSMVCTSYLIFDSMNKFMAPMIVFLISRTCYSTVCLDKTRGEKAATLKYAIIQFCIAFAFVMILLWPVFAYSQVFTFYMNPNSTAQEVTVMRKCGFFPPPQIEFWFNLIACITSYAVPLFGIIYWYVSVPFFLKRRALTTLVASSSMDAALRKVITTVLLLTVIYVLCWTPYWVSMFANRIWIMEKKSIIIISYFIHLLPYISCVAYPLIFTLLNRGIRSAHAKIVADQRRRFRSLTDEASSQIRTAIRTIPGTKMKKNEFLTRTEEISSDKIASEAVSEFREGLPSQTSFPDETLL is encoded by the exons ATGGACTTTACGGAAAATGAAGAGGAGTACGAGCATTGGACACATATTGAACGACGAGTCCCGtttcaa ggatACCGAACGTATGTGGCTTCCACCTACATTAGTTTCAACGTCGTTGGCTTTGTGATCAATGCCTGGGTACTTTATGTGGTGGCTCCATTGTTATTTGCACCAGCTATCAAAGTTCCAAAAAGCATACTTTTCTACATATTTGCGTTATGTGTTGGAGACTTAATGACCATGATAG ctaTGTTACTTCTAGTCATTGAACTAGTTTTTGGCACGTGGCAGTTTTCATCAATGGTTTGCACTAGctatctaatttttgattctatGAATAA ATTTATGGCTCCAAtgatagtttttttgattAGTAGAACTTGCTATTCAACTGTCTGTCTTGATAAAACAAGAGGAGAAAAAGCAGCAACACTGAAG TATGCAATAATTCAATTCTGCATTGCCTTTGCATTTGTCATGATCCTCCTTTGGCCAGTGTTTGCCTATTCCCAAGTTTTTACATTCTACATGAATCCAAACTCAACTGCCCAGGAAGTAACAGTTATGAGGAAATGTGGTTTCTTCCCGCCACCAC AAATTGAGTTTTGGTTCAACTTGATCGCTTGCATCACTTCCTATGCAGTCCCTCTTTTCGGAATTATTTACTG GTATGTCTCGGTACCCTTTTTCCTGAAACGGCGGGCGCTGACGACACTGGTCGCCTCAAG TTCAATGGATGCAGCTCTTCGAAAAGTGATCACAACTGTTCTCCTTCTCACAGTCATTTATGTTCTCTGTTGGACACCTTACTGGGTCAGTATGTTTGCTAATCGCATCTGGATTATGGAGAAAAAGAGCA TCATCATCATTTCCTATTTCATCCATCTTCTTCCATACATCAGTTGTGTCGCTTATCCATTGATCTTTACATTGCTCAATCGAGGGATTCGATCGGCTCACGCGAAGATTGTAGCTGATCAGAGAAGACGCTTCAGAAGTCTTACTGATGAAGCAAGCTCGCAAATTCGGACGGCAATAAG aaCCATCCCTGGcacgaaaatgaagaaaaacgaatttttaacTCGTACAGAAGAGATATCTTCCGACAAGATTGCTTCAGAGGCCGTATCAGAGTTCCGAGAAGGCCTACCATCTCAAACATCGTTTCCCGATGAGACACTTTTATGA